From the genome of Lentilactobacillus buchneri, one region includes:
- the rpsQ gene encoding 30S ribosomal protein S17, protein MAEERNQRKVYQGRVVSDKSDKTITVEVSTYKKHATYGKRVRYSKKFTAHDENNEAKTGDLVQIMETRPLSKTKRFRLIKIVEKAVII, encoded by the coding sequence ATGGCTGAAGAACGTAACCAGCGTAAGGTTTATCAAGGACGCGTTGTTTCTGACAAGAGTGATAAGACAATTACTGTTGAAGTTTCAACTTACAAGAAACATGCAACATATGGTAAGCGTGTTAGATACTCAAAGAAATTTACGGCTCATGATGAAAATAACGAAGCTAAAACCGGTGATCTTGTTCAAATTATGGAAACACGTCCATTGTCAAAGACAAAACGTTTCCGTTTAATCAAGATTGTTGAAAAAGCAGTTATTATTTAA
- the rplP gene encoding 50S ribosomal protein L16, translated as MLVPKRVKHRREHRGKLRGTAKGGKTVTFGEYGLQALDSHWITNRQIEACRVAMTRHMKRGGKVWIKIFPHKSYTEKGVGVRMGNGKGTPAGWVSPVKRGKVLFEIGGVDKATAHEALRLASNKLPVRTKIIEREEVGGESNEG; from the coding sequence ATGTTAGTACCTAAACGTGTAAAGCATCGTCGTGAACATCGTGGCAAGCTCCGTGGAACTGCCAAGGGTGGCAAGACGGTTACTTTCGGTGAATACGGTTTACAAGCACTTGATTCTCATTGGATCACTAACCGTCAAATCGAAGCATGCCGTGTGGCGATGACTCGTCACATGAAGCGTGGAGGAAAAGTTTGGATCAAGATTTTCCCTCATAAATCATATACTGAAAAAGGTGTCGGAGTTCGAATGGGTAATGGTAAAGGTACACCAGCTGGCTGGGTTTCACCAGTTAAGCGTGGCAAAGTATTGTTCGAAATTGGTGGAGTTGACAAAGCAACTGCCCATGAAGCATTACGACTTGCATCAAACAAACTTCCTGTTCGCACTAAGATCATAGAACGTGAGGAAGTAGGTGGCGAATCAAATGAAGGCTAA
- the rplE gene encoding 50S ribosomal protein L5: MSSRLREKFNSEITPHMMDKFSYKSVMQAPKIDKIVLNMGVGDAVTNAKNLDEAVSELALISGQKPLVTKAKKSIAGFRLREGMSIGAKVTLRGDRMYDFLDKLVNVSLPRVRDFHGVSTRAFDGRGNYTLGVREQLIFPEINYDNVNRVRGLDIVIVTTANTDEESHELLVQFGMPFAR; this comes from the coding sequence ATGTCAAGTCGTTTACGAGAAAAATTCAATAGCGAAATTACACCACATATGATGGATAAATTTAGCTACAAATCAGTTATGCAAGCTCCTAAGATCGATAAAATCGTTCTTAACATGGGTGTTGGAGACGCTGTTACTAACGCCAAGAACCTCGATGAAGCCGTTTCTGAATTAGCATTGATTTCAGGCCAAAAGCCACTGGTTACAAAAGCTAAGAAATCAATTGCCGGATTTAGATTACGTGAAGGAATGTCAATCGGTGCTAAAGTTACACTCCGTGGAGATAGAATGTATGACTTCTTAGATAAGTTAGTCAACGTTTCGTTACCACGTGTTCGTGATTTCCATGGTGTCAGCACTCGTGCCTTTGATGGTCGCGGTAACTACACTTTGGGTGTCCGTGAACAGTTGATTTTCCCTGAAATCAATTACGATAATGTTAACCGTGTTAGAGGTTTGGATATTGTAATTGTAACTACTGCAAATACCGACGAAGAGTCACATGAATTGTTAGTTCAATTCGGTATGCCGTTTGCCAGATAA
- the rpmC gene encoding 50S ribosomal protein L29, with translation MKAKDISKLTTAQMIDKEKDYKDELFNLRFQLATGQLENTARLKQVRKNIARIKTALRQQELNK, from the coding sequence ATGAAGGCTAAAGATATCAGCAAGTTAACCACTGCTCAAATGATTGATAAAGAAAAAGATTACAAAGATGAACTGTTCAATCTTCGTTTCCAATTAGCCACTGGCCAGTTGGAGAATACTGCACGCTTGAAGCAGGTTCGTAAGAACATTGCGCGCATTAAGACTGCACTTCGTCAACAAGAACTCAACAAATAG
- a CDS encoding type Z 30S ribosomal protein S14 has protein sequence MAKKSLIVKSERPAKFSTQNYTRCERCGRPRSVYKKFHLCRLCVRELAHKGQIPGMKKASW, from the coding sequence TTGGCTAAAAAATCATTAATTGTAAAAAGTGAACGCCCTGCTAAGTTCTCAACTCAGAATTACACACGTTGTGAACGTTGCGGACGACCTCGTTCTGTATACAAGAAATTCCATTTATGCCGTTTGTGCGTCCGTGAACTTGCCCACAAAGGTCAAATTCCTGGCATGAAGAAAGCTAGTTGGTAA
- the rplX gene encoding 50S ribosomal protein L24 — MFIKTGDKVRVISGKDKGKEGTVTKTIASKDRVIVEGINKVKKHTKASQTNPQGGIVDAEAPIHVSNVMLIDPSTNEPTRIGIKVEDGKKVRYSKKSQKAID; from the coding sequence ATGTTCATTAAAACTGGTGACAAAGTCCGTGTTATTAGTGGTAAGGACAAAGGTAAGGAAGGGACAGTTACTAAAACTATCGCTTCAAAAGATCGTGTGATTGTTGAAGGAATCAACAAAGTTAAGAAGCATACAAAAGCTTCTCAGACGAATCCACAAGGTGGAATTGTTGATGCTGAAGCCCCAATTCACGTATCAAATGTTATGCTAATTGACCCATCAACCAACGAGCCAACTCGTATTGGTATTAAAGTTGAAGATGGTAAAAAAGTACGTTACTCAAAGAAATCGCAAAAAGCGATCGATTAA
- the rplN gene encoding 50S ribosomal protein L14 — protein MIQQESRLKVADNSGARELLTIKVLGGSTRRYAGIGDTIVATVKQATPGGVVKKGDVVKAVVVRTKAVTRRNDGSYIRFDENAAVLIRDDKSPQGTRIFGPVARELRDSNFMKIVSLAPEVL, from the coding sequence GTGATTCAACAAGAAAGTCGTTTAAAAGTTGCCGACAACTCAGGTGCAAGAGAATTGTTAACTATTAAGGTTTTAGGTGGCTCAACCAGAAGGTATGCCGGAATCGGCGATACTATTGTTGCTACGGTTAAACAAGCAACACCAGGTGGCGTTGTCAAAAAGGGTGACGTTGTTAAAGCTGTTGTAGTCCGTACTAAGGCTGTTACTCGTCGTAATGATGGTTCATACATTCGTTTTGATGAAAATGCTGCGGTTCTTATCCGTGATGACAAGAGTCCCCAAGGCACTCGTATCTTTGGCCCAGTTGCTCGCGAATTACGTGACAGCAACTTCATGAAGATTGTTTCATTAGCCCCAGAAGTACTGTAA
- the rplV gene encoding 50S ribosomal protein L22, with amino-acid sequence MAEQVTSAKATAKTVRIAARKVRLVVDLIKGKSVAEAAAILDFTPRGASPVVSKVLKSAVANAENNFDLDSENLFVSEAFVNEGPTLKRFRPRAKGSASPINKRTSHITIVVSEKEEG; translated from the coding sequence ATGGCTGAACAAGTTACATCAGCAAAAGCAACTGCCAAAACTGTTCGCATTGCCGCACGTAAGGTCCGTCTTGTAGTTGATCTTATCAAAGGTAAGAGTGTTGCTGAAGCAGCCGCAATCTTGGATTTCACACCCCGCGGTGCTTCTCCGGTAGTTTCAAAAGTTCTTAAATCTGCAGTTGCTAATGCAGAAAATAATTTTGATTTAGATAGTGAAAACTTGTTTGTAAGTGAAGCATTTGTTAACGAAGGCCCAACGCTTAAGCGATTCCGTCCTCGTGCAAAAGGTTCAGCTTCACCAATCAACAAGCGGACAAGTCACATTACAATTGTTGTATCAGAAAAAGAGGAGGGATAA
- the rpsC gene encoding 30S ribosomal protein S3 — protein sequence MGNKINPNGLRVGIIRDWEAKWYAGKDYAAYLKEDLQIRKYIEKRLANASVSTVEIERAANRVNVSIHTAKPGMVIGKGGSEVENLRKELNDLTGKRVHINIIEIKKPDLDAKLVGENIARQLEGRVAFRRAMRQAMQRTMRSGAKGIKTQVAGRLNGADMARVESYSDGTVPLHTLRADIDYSWVEAFTTYGSIGVKTWIYRGEVLPEKPKDSNAAKGGK from the coding sequence GTGGGTAATAAGATAAATCCTAATGGTTTACGAGTTGGAATCATTCGCGACTGGGAAGCTAAGTGGTATGCAGGTAAAGACTATGCAGCTTACTTAAAAGAAGATTTACAAATTCGTAAATATATAGAGAAGCGTCTTGCTAATGCGTCTGTTTCTACTGTTGAAATTGAACGTGCAGCAAACCGCGTTAATGTTTCAATTCATACCGCCAAACCAGGAATGGTCATTGGTAAGGGTGGATCTGAGGTTGAAAATCTTCGTAAAGAACTTAATGACCTCACTGGTAAGAGAGTTCACATCAACATCATCGAAATCAAGAAGCCTGATTTGGATGCCAAGTTGGTTGGTGAAAACATCGCACGTCAACTTGAAGGCCGTGTTGCTTTCCGTCGTGCTATGCGTCAAGCAATGCAACGGACAATGCGTTCCGGTGCCAAAGGAATTAAGACCCAGGTTGCTGGTCGTCTGAACGGTGCTGATATGGCTCGTGTTGAATCATACTCAGATGGAACTGTTCCTTTGCATACTTTAAGAGCAGATATTGACTACTCATGGGTTGAAGCTTTTACTACCTATGGATCAATTGGTGTAAAAACTTGGATCTATCGTGGTGAAGTTCTCCCTGAAAAGCCAAAGGACAGCAACGCTGCTAAAGGAGGGAAATAA